One window of Triplophysa rosa linkage group LG10, Trosa_1v2, whole genome shotgun sequence genomic DNA carries:
- the si:ch73-340m8.2 gene encoding tyrosine-protein kinase SRK2, giving the protein MGNSVSTCKPRCPDCCLDCCPCCCQIKNEKPTIKRKTCTSIYNYASRTTLDLELKKGDILEIMGENEYWLYVRRRTAKGKGIIQEEGYVPINFVKPVDSLEAQPWYFEDVKRRIQAKRCLMRPQNNEGTFLVWKSEENDHYYLSVKNSPHARHYKIKQGEHNKDFFLIQHTTFKTLPELIEFYSKSQNGLCVKLNQPCVKLDQPTPPTLSFQLDREIDKKSLTKIKKLGSGEFADVWQGKWNGTTDVAIKEFKEVSPNIRTEIEIMMNLRHERLLQLYAICTTVKPFCIVTELMNNSSLKNFLMEHREKQDIELSLMMDFAIQITEGMIYLEDKIVHRDLRADNILLTNMQSCKIADFGLAQFVLTGNRRLSSDDRVPVKWMAPEIFEDENYTSKSDVWSFGILLTEIVTYGDEPYPGQDKLTCIQGIQRGKRMARPAGCPEALYDIMLQCWRTNPTERPTFTELQEKLVALIHVLQLE; this is encoded by the exons ATGGGGAACTCTGTGAGCACCTGTAAGCCCCGCTGCCCGGATTGCTGCCTGGATTGCTGTCCGTGTTGCTGCCAAATTAAGAATGAGAAGCCGACCATCAAACGTAAAACATGCACCTCAATCTACAACTACGCCTCTCGCACAACACTGGATCTAGAACTGAAGAAAGGTGATATTCTAGAAATTATGGGAGAGAACGAGTACTGGCTTTACGTGAGGAGACGCACAGCAAAGGGTAAAGGCATCATTCAGGAAGAGGGCTATGTGCCCATAAATTTTGTCAAACCTGTGGATAGCTTGGAGGCCCAGCC ATGGTATTTTGAGGACGTTAAGAGGCGCATTCAGGCTAAGAGATGTTTGATGAGACCACAGAACAATGAAGGCACGTTCCTCGTGTGGAAGTCAGAAGAGAACGATCACTATTACCTGTCAG tgAAGAACAGCCCCCATGCACGACATTACAAGATCAAGCAGGGAGAACACAACAAGGACTTTTTCCTCATTCAACACACGACTTTCAAGACCTTGCCCGAGTTGATCGAATTTTATTCTAAAAGCCAGAACGGACTCTGTGTGAAGCTCAACCAACCCTGCGTGAAG CTGGATCAGCCCACTCCCCCCACGCTTTCTTTTCAATTAGATCGAGAGATCGACAAAAAATCACTGACCAAAATAAAGAAGCTAGGCAGCGGAGAATTTGCAGATGTGTGGCAGGGCAAATGGAACGGGACAACGGATGTGGCCATCAAGGAATTCAAGG AGGTCAGTCCAAATATCAGAACAGAGATTGAAATCATGATGAACCTGCGACACGAGCGTTTGCTGCAGCTTTACGCCATCTGTACGACCGTTAAGCCCTTCTGTATCGTCACAGAACTCATGAACAACAGCAGCTTAAAGAATTTTCTCATGG AACACAGAGAGAAACAAGATATAGAGTTATCTCTCATGATGGACTTCGCTATCCAG ATCACAGAAGGAATGATTTACCTCGAAGATAAAATAGTTCACCGAGATCTAAGAGCCGACAACATTCTGCTGACCAACATGCAGTCCTGCAAAATAGCCGATTTTGGCCTCGCCCAATTTGTTCTCACAGGAAACCGCAGACTCTCATCGG ATGACCGCGTCCCTGTGAAATGGATGGCTCCAGAGATATTCGAGGACGAGAACTACACAAGCAAGAGTGACGTCTGGTCTTTCGGGATCCTGCTTACTGAAATCGTCACGTATGGAGATGAGCCATACCCTG GTCAGGACAAACTGACGTGTATCCAAGGCATTCAGAGAGGAAAGAGGATGGCGCGACCGGCCGGCTGTCCTGAAGCACTTTATGACATTATGCTGCAATGCTGGAGGACAAATCCTACGGAGAGACCCACGTTTACAGAGCTACAGGAGAAACTCGTGGCTCTCATCCACGTTTTACAACTCGAGTGA
- the rp1l1a gene encoding retinitis pigmentosa 1-like 1 protein, giving the protein MQGATPGSFQADTQFKNEPHPPASSFSSGLTTTASAKRITFYKSGDSQFKGVKMAIHKRSFKCFDALLDDLSQKVPLPFGVRTITTPRGTRSIKHLEQLDDGGCYLCSDRCYVKPINMEAAGKRPTVWYHSHPPNARRKPSRPEDAPSGHQHRHPKRIVLVKNTDPAVRRSVLLSRRTARSLRVFMDEISELMQCNVKKLYTLEGCKIDSIQSLMQCPSVLVCAGREPFRPLLVENLRTLSDERLPGMGTRSRSSVCSEGHENKKNVNFGLETKKSIIHPRSDSSNRSTRFSLSSEKSYQNGLCMTPGQLACVSTCPYVKEMSVNDDIEKRVLVNKDGSLSVEMRVRFRLFSDETLQWSTEIKKSSTKLTDSGSANETTQRYLPAKAECSEPDSNSPSETEEAFATKLHKKHLEESLRQNCCNHCQEYDIWKNPMHKDPGVCKSLSSSGSSQKIRCKKTSLDSTHAISRSSEEYTEHVVEKASCFQQTVEEEETRVEYCARSRCCSRGEVLASKSRRLCKDGCESCAKNKCCYSDIREPGTELSPAQHYEVTEERAISAVSNSSKVLECLKDDQDDEYDDLPPSISRASNWSQSDHVEGDVQSKCIHCCGCQTSPRSHLSPRPPSKVSSGAVRSLRSKKYKTTLAETDGLVNQAARTTSAISNVSSRSPACISSSPASIGQRRAKRGARSIISRHSRVSCKSEGQIKTPTASDALEICEDGKVQENGYISAMPVKSSVCLWCGESKGLRNPKKTESQNAEKDGSFTSKDPQENCKAINNYKSDRERSETAQSKHSDASAASNNSKLSNHIGHEKCPEAETSEERAKSGMSTKSGSAESTKSKTNCIIVDREPTPTCLSEAKSDSATSNKSNPSFEHRPLASEENKSFVKMCCKLLETKATEDSSSADIQSDNEEGSCKTPLKSNASSKHSYMQKKDSNGSLSTTESNERVPSEMSNTSSASCKSDKSSHNLPETTVTSIPEKADDCETPIIVSKNATCAMSHTSIKITTPDAPASQEMKAEEDDKDMTQNALTVTSPSPRRSPSPSRSKSTKTKVKQGNSRETSGMSFNSKVSSRSQKSSKCHCHSSTGSHLGESKTQREGVEDESERVLSRSSGKSHLSAQSNVNNVKSLCSQFDEPLSPTSTASVSLGLPEEHKCDDFEEQSTNDITEDAGCKLEVVNYLDVEERPKTAISVSSQISKKTDYSTCKTPLQTLSPVSAEKVKSADMKTSNNIRSSSALSASSSRSKSPGSTKTATVKEHDTTRAEMTETDKASNKQSSKHHSERSSGQTTTARDCLASLKASECSEKSKKETSKHSSKNNDLICDEDNNGSLKTSKSDKRSVKEDTSKPNSVVMSDISQKCTSLPQENQNKQKASIINPDSSNVVLSKALSAADLLREIIANARPVSRESKSIASSKNIDKVEKIKESKSEKRSRSKHRKVSNASEHNNEEPDSIMPSYLPNASTTNVVNDWLMNNPIDGSAYEMDVEFTENTEIQGEEEASGDKSEAPGNITEVEEPHEEEIQMENNITQSCDERPQVESSELDKQCPSSVQVMKVLLGPKLDRCRSLPEVSPVYGRKLSRSAQGLLDCLANLQLIESDPRNEKHPKNHEVMTILQSLWLQEPSDDEPTNQTKREHQSGEDEFNLQSSSGVDVSSGSTGSVKGTMSGVVEKSETAHGKISPIPEQEALNKDKDEALMENGNTPATCEETSNISDPTTPDIAEQVQGSPENKDVKDSQENTAVEDDQSVENKDESDQTQQTSSNKSSGNDMTENKSSGTPPSLQRAPLAKRISQDPDPVWVLNLLKKLEKQFMLHYVDAMAEFKVKWDLDDNEMLNAMISELKEEVHKRIQSSITQELQKIQSRAGRGPRPPGNALSRESTIQTEQRRRRLRVMRNKSITFSRSEDIFTASGTENSDQRSDDEYCPCDACMKRKMASRVAQRAEVLSLAPVMMEFDLRKILQMKKAPVKPPERKVKDQNTAKGTGRGQDNNLEVLHEEVEKGNNDVRHCSNADVDNEEANDKGNGQDVCEDHETKDEKCDENDGEKVEEKKAVSVQEDAEKDVNATEDDDEKNVEDIAEVVNVENAVDAEDDKDVEKNMETTEKTTETDEETKSHEEDKPIKDEAEETKNWEDQPTTDCESKSNKGDLSKSNDDEKEQQNEMNDDGNQTKSPEDEVEKDKEEDEDQPMTSRVIVQAEVRQDLENENDKHDSTEEAFTEDTEKDKSAEGSGVDSERTSMESQLGSVENHTNQQAKLHDLQSFMESVESQGDSVVVITEQPPYKESDELHGRDNQKDISNGVMEWQISPKIRNKTYRRKKLKDSDEILMNGK; this is encoded by the exons ATGCAAGGAGCGACTCCAGGCTCCTTCCAAGCTGATACCCAGTTTAAGAATGAACCTCATCCTCCAGCATCCTCCTTCAGCTCCGGTCTGACCACGACCGCATCGGCCAAGAGAATCACTTTCTACAAAAGCGGCGACTCCCAGTTCAAAGGCGTCAAGATGGCCATCCACAAACGCAGCTTCAAATGCTTTGATGCATTACTAGATGACCTTTCCCAAAAGGTTCCTCTGCCTTTTGGTGTGCGTACCATCACGACCCCCCGGGGCACCCGCAGCATTAAACATTTAGAGCAGTTAGACGACGGAGGCTGTTACCTGTGCTCCGACCGCTGCTACGTGAAGCCAATCAACATGGAAGCTGCGGGGAAGAGGCCGACAGTCTGGTACCACAGTCATCCTCCCAACGCTCGCAGGAAACCCTCCCGACCCGAGGACGCCCCCTCTGGACACCAGCATCGTCACCCAAAAAGGATCGTACTGGTGAAGAACACTGATCCTGCGGTGAGACGTTCCGTCCTTTTGAGCAGAAGAACCGCACGCAGTCTGCGTGTCTTCATGGACGAGATTTCCGAGCTCATGCAATGTAATGTTAAGAAACTTTACACACTGGAGGGATGCAAG ATTGACAGTATTCAGAGTCTAATGCAGTGCCCCagtgtgttggtgtgtgcaGGTCGAGAACCCTTCAGACCTCTGCTCGTGGAGAATTTAAGGACGCTCTCGGACGAAAGACTCCCTGGAATGGGCACAAGGTCTCGGTCCAGCGTCTGCAGTGAAGGCCACGAAAACAAAAAGAATG ttaacTTTGGCCTGGAGACAAAGAAAAGCATCATCCATCCCAGATCCGACTCCAGTAATAGGTCGACAAGATTCTCTCTTTCTTCAGAGAAGTCCTACCAGAATGGATTATGCATGACGCCTGGACAGTTGGCCTGCGTCAGCACCTGCCCCTACGTTAAAGAAATGTCAGTGAACGATGACATTGAAAAGAGAGTGCTTGTTAACAAAGACGGCAGTCTTTCTGTCGAGATGAGAGTTCGTTTTCGGCTCTTCAGCGACGAGACACTCCAGTGGTCCACTGAGATCAAAAAGTCATCGACCAAACTGACCGACAGCGGCTCTGCGAACGAAACCACCCAACGTTATCTTCCAGCTAAAGCTGAATGTTCAGAGCCAGACTCCAACTCTCCATCCGAGACTGAGGAGGCGTTCGCGACAAAACTCCATAAGAAGCATCTTGAGGAATCACTACGTCAAAACTGTTGCAACCACTGCCAAGAGTATGACATTTGGAAGAACCCCATGCACAAAGACCCAGGGGTCTGCAAATCACTGAGTTCCAGTGGATCGTCTCAGAAAATCAGGTGTAAAAAGACGTCGCTGGATAGTACGCATGCAATTTCTCGTTCCAGTGAGGAGTACACCGAGCACGTGGTGGAAAAGGCATCATGCTTTCAGCAGACCGTGGAAGAAGAAGAGACGAGAGTCGAGTACTGCGCGAGAAGTCGTTGCTGCAGTCGCGGTGAAGTATTAGCTTCGAAGAGTAGGAGGTTGTGTAAGGATGGCTGTGAGAGTTGCgctaaaaataaatgttgttatAGTGACATCAGAGAACCTGGCACTGAGCTGTCTCCAGCACAGCATTATGAGGTTACTGAAGAGCGGGCGATCTCAGCGGTCAGCAACTCATCCAAAGTGCTTGAGTGTTTGAAGGACGATCAGGATGATGAATACGATGACCTACCTCCAAGCATCTCGAGAGCTTCGAACTGGTCTCAGAGTGACCATGTTGAAGGTGATGTTCAGTCCAAATGCATCCATTGTTGTGGCTGTCAGACGTCACCAAGATCTCATTTATCCCCCAGACCTCCTAGTAAAGTATCAAGCGGTGCTGTTCGCTCTTTACGatccaaaaaatacaaaaccacGTTAGCTGAGACAGACGGGCTGGTGAATCAGGCAGCGAGGACAACATCCGCAATCTCGAACGTGTCCTCCAGATCCCCCGCTTGTATCTCAAGTTCACCTGCATCTATTGGGCAGCGCCGGGCTAAGAGGGGAGCTAGAAGTATAATTTCCAGACACAGCCGAGTGTCCTGTAAATCTGAAGGCCAAATAAAAACCCCTACTGCATCAGATGCTCTGGAGATATGTGAGGATGGAAAAGTGCAAGAAAATGGATATATAAGTGCCATGCCAGTAAAGTCAAGTGTATGTTTGTGGTGTGGTGAATCAAAAGGACTAAGGAATCCAAAGAAGACAGAATCACAGAATGCAGAGAAAGATGGTTCTTTCACAAGTAAAGATCCTCAGGAAAACTGTAAAgctattaataattataaatcaGATAGGGAACGTTCTGAGACTGCACAGTCTAAGCATTCAGATGCCTCTGCTGCCTCAAACAACTCAAAACTATCAAACCACATCGGTCATGAAAAGTGTCCTGAAGCAGAAACCTCTGAAGAAAGAGCCAAGAGTGGCATGTCAACAAAATCTGGATCTGCAGAGTCGACCAAATCAAAGACAAACTGCATCATTGTAGATCGAGAACCAACACCGACATGTCTGTCAGAAGCAAAATCAGATAGTGCCACGTCCAATAAATCAAACCCGTCCTTTGAACATCGACCCCTTGCATCAGAAGAGAACAAGAGCTTTGTCAAAATGTGTTGTAAGCTTTTAGAGACAAAAGCCACTGAAGACTCTAGTTCTGCTGATATTCAAAGTGACAATGAAGAGGGATCATGTAAAACTCCTCTGAAGTCAAATGCATCATCAAAACATTCATACATGCAGAAAAAAGACAGCAATGGCAGCCTTTCTACCACTGAATCGAATGAGAGAGTGCCTAGTGAAATGTCAAACACTTCTAGTGCATCTTGTAAGTCTGACAAATCAAGCCACAACCTTCCAGAAACCACTGTTACCTCCATACCTGAAAAAGCAGATGACTGTGAAACTCCTATAATTGTGTCAAAGAACGCCACCTGCGCAATGTCTCACACCTCCATCAAAATAACAACCCCTGATGCACCTGCGTCCCAAGAGATGAAAGCAGAAGAAGATGACAAAGACATGACACAGAATGCCTTGACTGTGACCTCTCCATCACCTCGAAGGTCTCCGTCCCCAAGTAGATCAAAATCAACCAAGACTAAAGTTAAGCAGGGTAACAGCAGAGAAACAAGTGGAATGTCATTCAACTCCAAAGTCTCCTCACGTTCACAAAAATCCAGTAAATGTCATTGTCACAGCTCCACGGGTAGTCATTTAGGAGAGTCCAAGACCCAAAGAGAGGGTGTCGAAGATGAATCCGAAAGAGTTTTGAGTAGATCGTCTGGAAAATCACATCTGTCAGCTCAATCAAACGTAAATAATGTGAAGTCTTTATGCAGCCAGTTTGATGAGCCTTTGAGCCCAACGTCCACAGCATCTGTCTCTCTTGGACTGCCTGAAGAACACAAGTGTGATGACTTTGAAGAACAGTCTACCAATGACATCACAGAGGATGCTGGATGTAAGTTAGAGGTTGTAAACTATCTGGATGTTGAGGAAAGGCCAAAGACTGCGATATCTGTGAGCTCTCAAATATCAAAAAAGACTGATTACAGTACGTGCAAGACTCCTTTGCAAACCCTCTCACCCGTCTCAGCCGAAAAAGTGAAGTCAGCAGATATGAAGACGAGCAACAACATCAGATCCTCCTCCGCTTTATCAGCATCATCTTCGCGTAGCAAGTCACCGGGAAGTACTAAAACCGCAACTGTGAAAGAACATGACACCACCCGAGCGGAAATGACTGAAACCGACAAAGCATCCAACAAACAATCCTCAAAACATCACAGTGAAAGATCCTCTGGACAGACTACAACAGCACGTGATTGTTTAGCTTCTTTAAAAGCTTCTGAATGTTCAGAGAAGTCCAAAAAAGAGACAtctaaacattcttcaaaaaacaaTGACCTCATCTGTGATGAAGACAATAATGGCAGCCTTAAAACATCCAAATCCGACAAGAGATCTGTGAAAGAAGACACATCCAAGCCAAATTCAGTAGTGATGTCTGACATTTCCCAAAAGTGTACAAGTCTGCCACaagaaaatcaaaacaaacagaaagcatcAATCATAAATCCTGATTCAAGCAACGTCGTTTTATCAAAAGCTCTTTCAGCAGCTGACCTGTTAAGAGAAATCATTGCCAATGCAAGACCAGTGAGTAGAGAATCAAAGTCAATCGCCTCCAGCAAAAACATCGACAAGGTCGAGAAGATAAAGGAGAGTAAAAGTGAAAAAAGGAGCAGGAGCAAACACAGGAAAGTCAGCAATGCATCAGAGCACAACAATGAGGAACCAGATTCCATCATGCCATCATACCTGCCGAACGCTTCCACAACAAATGTTGTCAATGACTGGCTTATGAACAATCCAATTGACGGCTCTGCTTATGAAATGGACGTGGAATTCACAGAAAATACTGAGATTCAAGGTGAGGAAGAAGCTTCGGGGGACAAAAGTGAAGCACCTGGAAACATAACCGAAGTTGAGGAACCTCATGAGGAGGAAATTCAGATGGAGAATAACATCACACAGTCGTGTGATGAACGACCTCAGGTTGAATCAAGTGAATTGGACAAACAGTGTCCTTCTTCTGTTCAGGTCATGAAAGTTTTACTGGGTCCGAAACTAGACAGATGCAGAAGTTTACCTGAGGTTTCACCTGTGTATGGAAGAAAGCTGAGCCGGTCAGCACAGGGGTTGCTTGACTGCCTTGCAAATTTACAACTGATTGAGTCAGACCCTAGAAATGAAAAACATCCTAAAAACCATGAAGTCATGACCATCTTACAATCGCTTTGGCTCCAGGAGCCTTCTGATGATGAACCAACTAATCAAACCAAGAGAGAACATCAGTCAGGAGAAGATGAATTCAACCTGCAGTCTTCATCTGGAGTTGATGTAAGCAGTGGCTCCACGGGGTCTGTTAAAGGTACCATGAGTGGCGTGGTAGAAAAATCTGAGACAGCACATGGTAAAATATCACCAATTCCAGAACAGGAGGCTTTGAATAAAGATAAAGATGAGGCTTTGATGGAGAATGGGAACACACCTGCCACATGTGAAGAGACATCCAACATCTCAGATCCAACAACTCCAGACATTGCAGAGCAAGTCCAAGGGAGTCCAGAGAACAAAGATGTCAAAGACAGTCAAGAAAATACTGCTGTTGAAGATGATCAGAGCGttgagaataaagatgaatcagaTCAAACACAGCAGACATCTTCGAACAAAAGCTCAGGGAATGacatgacagaaaacaaaagcTCGGGAACTCCACCATCTCTTCAAAGAGCTCCGCTTGCTAAAAGAATCTCACAAGACCCGGATCCCGTCTGGGTGCTGAACTTACTAAAAAAACTAGAGAAGCAGTTTATGTTACATTATGTGGACGCAATGGCCGAGTTCAAAGTGAAGTGGGATTTGGATGACAATGAGATGCTCAACGCAATGATCAGTGAACTGAAAGAAGAAGTACATAAACGCATTCAATCGAGCATCACTCAAGAGCTGCAAAAAATCCAGAGTAGAGCCGGCAGGGGTCCGAGACCTCCTGGAAATGCTCTGTCAAGAGAGTCCACCATCCAAACTGAACAGAGACGCAGACGTCTTCGGGTGATGCGCAACAAGTCTATCACTTTCTCAAGGAGTGAGGACATTTTCACAGCGTCTGGCACGGAAAATAGCGATCAACGGAGCGATGACGAATACTGCCCGTGTGATGCATGCATGAAGAGGAAGATGGCATCCAGAGTGGCCCAACGGGCTGAGGTTTTGAGCTTGGCGCCTGTCATGATGGAATTTGATTTGAGAAAAATACTGCAGATGAAAAAGGCTCCAGTCAAACCTCCAGAACGGAAGGTAAAAGATCAAAACACGGCCAAAGGGACCGGCAGAGGTCAAGATAACAACTTAGAGGTGCTTCATGAAGAAGTGGAGAAAGGGAATAATGACGTCAGACACTGTAGCAATGCAGACGTAGACAACGAAGAGGCCAACGACAAAGGTAACGGTCAGGATGTTTGTGAAGACCATGAGACAAAAGATGAAAAATGTGATGAGAATGATGGTGAAAAAGTGGAAGAAAAGAAAGCCGTAAGTGTTCAGGAGGATGCTGAAAAAGATGTAAATGCAACAGAAGATGATGATGAGAAGAATGTTGAAGACATTGCTGAGGTTGTAAATGTGGAAAATGCTGTGGATGCTGAGGACGACAAAGACGTTGAGAAAAACATGGAAACAACAGAGAAGACAACAGAAACTGATGAGGAAACAAAATCACATGAGGAGGACAAACCTATAAAGGATGAGGCTGAAGAAACCAAAAATTGGGAGGACCAACCTACAACAGATTGTGAATCTAAGTCAAATAAAGGTGATCTTTCTAAAAGTAATGACGAtgaaaaagaacaacaaaatgaGATGAACGATGATGGAAACCAGACTAAATCTCCAGAGGATGAAGTTGAAAAAGATAAAGAAGAGGATGAGGACCAACCCATGACATCAAGAGTAATCGTCCAGGCTGAGGTCAGACAAGAcctagaaaatgaaaacgacaAACATGATTCTACTGAGGAAGCTTTTACTGAAGATACAGAGAAAGACAAATCTGCTGAAGGCAGTGGTGTTGATTCTGAAAGAACATCAATGGAATCCCAACTGGGATCGGTGGAGAACCATACGAATCAGCAAGCTAAACTGCATGATCTTCAAAGTTTCATGGAGAGCGTTGAAAGTCAAGGAGACAGTGTGGTTGTGATCACCGAACAACCACCGTACAAAGAGAGCGACGAGTTACATGGACGAGATAACCAGAAAGACATTAGCAATGGGGTGATGGAATGGCAGATTTCACCTAAGATAAGAAACAAGACCTATAGACGAAAGAAACTAAAGGACAGTGATGAAATTCTGATGAATGGAAAATGA